GGCCAATTTGTCAAATGTTTCTTTTTGTACTTAAATCCATTCCATTGTTCAGCAAATCAATTGTCAAACGTGGTACTGCAatctacaaaaacaataactttttaatctgtgataaaaaattaacaatagatTAATACTAAACATAACCATAACTATGATTCTAAGAATGAATCCTACCTATAGCcaacaaaacttaaaactttaaaaaaaagaaaaggaaAAAGGTTATGTTTTTgacgttattaatttaatgaaaactatTCTTAAATAGATGTAAAAcacatgaaaaaatttaaactatgaaGCTAGTAATTGCACTGAACTACATATAAATGATGGGAGAACAGCAGTTGTCCGAAAATTGATAACAGCTCTGACCAAAAAATGGTGGCGTCAAATCTATTGCCAACATcgaaactttaaaaacatttgttaaaataattattgtttcttttaGTGGTATCACTAGtttgaaactttaaaataaaagaattaatataCCACGAATTAAGATATcgtgtaatatactattatgctatttatattatggttattggTTACCCGATTTTCATTCACTAATCACTTATGTCTTATTTATAGCATGACaaaatagaacattttaatttaataatacgaccattaaatagattaaatttaatctatttctATTCCTTAATACAACTACACTGTATAAAGATTAAAGAcatactattgtctattatataatataatatcctaataatatgaaatagacGTATTTCCTGTGACATATTTTGTCGTATACTCGACTATTATTACTCGTATAGTCGTATGGGCTGATCACTCTGATGCACTACACAATTAAATGtaagtttttgtatatttaaatttaaaaaaactattatttcatctaaataataattataaaacattttcaaataacacgttttaactttttaaatacattcccTCAGAATctgaaatagatatttaatgttgaaaacgtcataattgtattaagtacTCTTACTagtatctttatattttatttttatttgtataattcactataattgtcattaatcattattcatacaaaagtgtgaaaacttaatataatatctaatatttatttacaatttataaataaaaatacatttctaatAGGTAGATTATAGAGGTTAGtaaaattaggtacttaaagttgtggttattaatatttaatattatactacaatgaatttacatttattactgTTAACAAACAAGGctgctaattaaaatatttttgaaaatataacttacGTTTAAAgtcttttaactatttttttataggaagGTACTTTTCTGTTTTATTCAACTTGTAGAAGTTACAATTTAActagaaaataaaagttacttaaacatagttaaaaatcactaatcagttactttttttatacagttaaagctaacaaataaaatagttatttaattaaatttagttttagttttaaataaatgtacctatgtatcggactatgtattaaaatgaatttctgtacacaaatattataaaatcaaataatataacatgtataaataacttaacttGTAGAAGTTACAATTTAActagaaaataaaagttacttaaacatagttaaaaatcactaatcagttactttttttatacagttaaagctaacaaataaaatagttatttaattaaatttagttttagttttaaataaatgtacctatgtatcggactatgtattaaaatgaatttctgtacacaaatattataaaatcaaataatataacatgtataaataacttaacttGTAGAAGTTACAATTTAActagaaaataaaagttacttaaacatagttaaaaatcactaatcagttactttttttatacagttaaagctaacaaataaaatagttatttaattaaatttagttttagttttaaataaatgtacctatgtattaaaatgaatttctgtacacaaatattataaaatcaaataatataacatgtataaataacttaacatagttaaaataaaagtttttaactcGTTAGTGCCCAGCCTTGCTTATATTTAGGtgcatatacataattaacctaaccaaattaattatttgaacaaaaatatataaattaagtttctagttagtaaaataaacgCAAAGTATTAATCACATTTAAAATCGATTCTATGTCATtgtcatacaaaatatatagataaccttaaaattaagataaatttaacaaaatatctattcaaaaataaaataaaaaaaattttaaatttaagtcaaaattataaaaaataaaaattataattcccTATTGCTGGTGTTTAGCTATATGTTTGgctataatttgttatttaagcTATTCATCATctgtaagttaaaattaatttgtattgatcattatagaatattatttcaagttatgtaaaaaaaacatgtaccAAGGTGAATACCAATCTCCTGTGCTATATAACCATCGACTCTATGCCCAGCTCGTcttagaaattttattattcgggTAGGATCCCTGTCAATCACCAACTCTTGTAACAAACCCCTTATAACTTGAGTATTATGATTTCTAATTTGTTTGGTTCGTCGTATCTATAGTTTAATTGATagcattgataaaataaattaatataattcaatactcTGATCTACttactttcaaattatttatcaattgttgaaattcaatattatattgattttctaAGAATTGTAACTGatctgtaaatatataataataattagttaccaagttaaaattaagcttaatagtattttatggtTCAAtcctaaaaaaaactattatccaTCAACCTGTAGTAACATtctatcaataaaatacataaaaaatatacatactttataatgaattatgtgaatttataattcatgacACAagctagttattttatttgcagtgctagaaataatttttatttttaactactgGAAAAGTAGATATTTACTGGaaattcattcaaaatatgttttttactctgattaataatataataatgggaATCAACATGTTAATAGTCTatcatttaagtatacttactacaaaaattgaataccCAAAcatgttacaattttaaaacaaatatcctATAAATTCACAGTTAAACATTGCTTTGATTATGGAACatccataaataatacataaaatcataataaaagccataaacataaattaatattgaaaataggtagttattatttttaaactgtatagGTAAAGGTTCTAAGTACTATATTTTCTCCTTTCCTGTAACaaaaacacataaaacatttaaattttagttactCTTTCTAACACAATTATTGTCACATAGGTAAAGATTAGTTGACACTTATgatgatacaattataaaaattgaactttAAACCATACTGAGGAATTCCCAAACTTTGGGATGTGGTTTAATTAGTCTCAACAACGAAGCATGATAACTCTCAATGTAGTTATTTGTCCTTATTTCCTGATTATATACTGAGACATTTTCAGGGCTTATTGTTAGAAACCAATATCTccaaatataatcaattaaaaaatcatttaactgCACAGCTAAATCAGGGAAATTGTTTACATATTCTAAGACTTCATTGAAAGCATCTTCCATTGATGGTATAGCATCAATTCTTGTAGCCGGTAAGTATGGCAAAGCTAAAATctatgcataaatataaagaggtaaattatttaagtatttaatttatatttattattatttgttatttaccaTTCTTAATATACATGTTGCATTtgaattggtttttattaaatgaaaaatttgagattttttaaCTCTAGTGTACCGAACGACTgcctaaatatatttcttaatattaataaaatattttttcagattcGACAAAAAGTGAAGCTACTATTTACCTggcaaaaatgaaaataacatcCTTGAGTTTTACTCTCAGGAAATACTATTTTTGCGGCATTAATTAGATCATACTCATaatctgttattataattaaatctgcATAGTTTAAAGGTAACACACTTTTGACATACCTCAGGAGTTGTAAATAGATATCCTGTGTTTTACCCGTGAGGATAGCATGAACTAGGGGGAAgctctaaaaaacaaaactagtatgtatttttttaaattgtattattgtataataattgaaaaaaatattaacaaacttacaacatttttgaacAGGACATGGAAAGAAAATATCTGATAAGCATCATTATCCAAAAATTTTGGTACCGTTTTGAATGTACCATCACAACCAGCTACAcgaacctataaattataaactgaaTTGTACACAAAGTAATTtccattatatttacatacatttcttaaatgttgttcaattttttgaatatgggCTATGTTGCAATACAGGACACCTTTAATAATTCCATTTACTACCAACGGGCCTTGATAAaatctatacaaaaattattattaagtagatgtaatatattcaatttattatcaacttGTATTTACTGTAATTTTTGCAATGTTAATGTAAACGTTTGGTTTTTGTCATTGTTTAGCAAATCATGGAaatctgaaatattttgagGTGTGGCTGGGAACATTCCTTGTCGCAATCGCCTCATTCTTTCTGCACACTGAATGAAGGTGTAGTTATTTGCAGCTTCTGGAAaactttagtaaaaaaaataagattcaaACATTATATCAGAAGTGTATGTATGAGACTCGTATATTAGGTTACCTAAATTATTGATCATtaaacctaatattaaattagtataatttgtattgttttttagacaaaaataaatatgataccaACTTTACAATTGATTCCATGTATATACCACGAGGAACATATGAATTTACAGTTTTCGTTAAAGCCTTTTCTGTTATGTGTTCTCGAAGAAATGGAACATCTAAGTCAAACGGTTTTACTAGATGGTTATGTTGCTTTGAcaacttaaaacttttgttttctCTATCTGATGATATGGCTGCAGTTGCCGTACATTGGCCTCCTTGTTTTTTTTCCAAGCATGCCAAATAGCTAAACAGTTACAATTATGAGGTATTGTATAACCTTAAAttactagttttattttaatgtattttaatctcacattttatttt
This region of Aphis gossypii isolate Hap1 unplaced genomic scaffold, ASM2018417v2 Contig00975, whole genome shotgun sequence genomic DNA includes:
- the LOC126555656 gene encoding uncharacterized protein LOC126555656 encodes the protein MSLEQATILEYDIVNHDHNYSKIQDEAVEPQEQVPAVLSTPNIQPHCYTIIPGIQRTTEIIRDNLGFMYYKNKSTQNKIYLACLEKKQGGQCTATAAISSDRENKSFKLSKQHNHLVKPFDLDVPFLREHITEKALTKTVNSYVPRGIYMESIVNFPEAANNYTFIQCAERMRRLRQGMFPATPQNISDFHDLLNNDKNQTFTLTLQKLQFYQGPLVVNGIIKGVLYCNIAHIQKIEQHLRNVRVAGCDGTFKTVPKFLDNDAYQIFSFHVLFKNVSFPLVHAILTGKTQDIYLQLLRYVKSVLPLNYADLIIITDYEYDLINAAKIVFPESKTQGCYFHFCQAVVRYTRVKKSQIFHLIKTNSNATCILRMILALPYLPATRIDAIPSMEDAFNEVLEYVNNFPDLAVQLNDFLIDYIWRYWFLTISPENVSVYNQEIRTNNYIESYHASLLRLIKPHPKVWEFLSMV